In a single window of the Balaenoptera acutorostrata chromosome 3, mBalAcu1.1, whole genome shotgun sequence genome:
- the LOC103011446 gene encoding olfactory receptor 4K3-like, which yields MCLSSFATPKMIMDFLAQHKTISFEGCISQIFFLHLFTGTEIVLLISMSFDRYIAICKPLHYSSIKSQRVFVGLVVTSCMVGFLHTVSQLAFTLYLPFCGPNVIDSFFCDLPLVIQLACIDIYVLGIFMISTSGVIALISFLLLLTSYIIVLVTIKDLSSTGSSKAFSTCTAHFIVV from the coding sequence ATGTGCCTGTCCTCCTTCGCCACTCCAAAGATGATCATGGACTTCCTTGCTCAGCACAAGACCATCTCCTTTGAGGGCTGCATTTCTCAGATCTTCTTTTTGCACCTCTTCACTGGGACTGAGATTGTGCTGCTCATCTCCATGTCTTTTGACAGGTACATTGCCATATGCAAACCTCTCCATTATTCATCAATTAAGAGCCAAAGAGTGTTTGTTGGGCTTGTGGTAACTTCTTGTATGGTGGGCTTCCTGCATACAGTGAGCCAGTTAGCTTTTACCCTCTATTTACCCTTCTGTGGTCCCAATGTTATAGACAGTTTCTTCTGTGACCTTCCTTTAGTCATCCAGCTGGcgtgtatagatatatatgttcTTGGAATCTTCATGATTTCAACCAGTGGTGTGATTGCTCTTATAAGTTTTCTGCTTTTGCTCACTTCCTACATCATTGTTCTTGTCACTATCAAGGACCTCTCCTCCACAGGATCATCTAAGGCTTTTTCTACCTGTACAGCACATTTCATAGTTGTGTGA